The Pseudochaenichthys georgianus chromosome 24, fPseGeo1.2, whole genome shotgun sequence genome includes a region encoding these proteins:
- the fam110c gene encoding protein FAM110C: protein MEATSDTTKILEKGPEYLRKQMELESETKGGMSAVERLAASKLKYVKSEKVVNSTQAPVIIIGSASVSSTGSSKRSSNRGGNRVTGSNSRETACGVQITSSPGQVRRSSSKKRPDSILLYRQKCDLLRGSTLDRKHHITRRLLQSSVRKNVLLPEATDKECEAEGDKETITTPVGTVKECSSYAETSLSQQRRNGLAGQHSKENSGSGSKVTGGDSKNSAGLLTVPEVERRSGKGVSRSHSDISSRYSKNFADFDNFFKYCGLGSDMIDSFGKENFSSRSAEIQINIRSFSTSTSDDGFSRNSGDSDGLMEEELHEKISQGTSVIERNARIIKWLYSCKNAIETGQKLRDLD from the coding sequence ATGGAAGCAACCAGTGATACCACAAAAATCTTGGAGAAGGGTCCTGAATACCTTCGAAAACAAATGGAATTGGAGAGTGAGACAAAAGGAGGCATGAGTGCTGTGGAGAGGCTAGCTGCAAGCAAACTGAAATACGTCAAAAGCGAAAAGGTGGTCAACTCTACTCAGGCACCAGTGATCATTATTGGATCCGCCTCTGTGAGTAGCACTGGGTCTTCTAAGCGGAGCTCGAACCGTGGTGGGAATCGTGTCACAGGGAGTAACTCCAGAGAGACTGCATGTGGTGTACAAATCACCAGCTCGCCAGGGCAGGTACGTCGGTCCAGCTCCAAAAAACGACCAGACTCTATTCTGCTCTACAGACAGAAATGTGATTTACTGAGAGGGTCAACATTGGACCGAAAACACCACATAACACGTAGGTTGCTGCAGAGCTCCGTACGTAAAAATGTTTTGTTACCTGAGGCCACAGATAAGGAGTGTGAAGCTGAGGGTGACAAGGAAACAATCACAACACCTGTGGGAACAGTAAAGGAATGCAGCTCATATGCAGAAACCTCTCTATCCCAGCAGAGGAGGAATGGACTAGCAGGGCAGCACAGCAAAGAAAACAGTGGGTCTGGGTCAAAGGTGACAGGTGGGGATTCGAAGAATTCTGCTGGTCTCCTAACGGTTCCTGAGGTTGAAAGGAGGTCTGGCAAAGGGGTCAGCCGTTCTCATTCTGATATCAGCTCCAGGTACTCCAAAAACTTTGCAGACTTTGATAATTTTTTCAAGTACTGTGGGCTTGGCAGTGATATGATTGACTCATTCGGGAAAGAGAACTTCTCTTCACGCTCAGCTGAAATTCAGATCAACATCCGGAGTTTTAGCACCTCTACGTCAGACGATGGTTTCTCCAGGAACAGTGGTGACAGCGACGGATTAATGGAAGAAGAGTTACATGAAAAGATAAGTCAAGGGACGTCAGTTATTGAGCGCAATGCAAGGATCATCAAATGGCTGTACAGCTGCAAGAATGCTATAGAGACTGGGCAAAAATTAAGAGACCTCgattga